In a single window of the Microbacterium sp. SL75 genome:
- a CDS encoding phosphate/phosphite/phosphonate ABC transporter substrate-binding protein, with product MNTRRTRLAAAFATAALASIALAGCSGTAGAASGPAADPSSLVLALVPSQDQANLVDTAKPLTDMLTEKLGIPVTGVVSKDYQAAVEAMGAGQAQIGFLPSLQLWQANDRYGASVVLQTERNGNITYPGQFMTNNPDKYCETPIVERDGMSFCNGADALHGPAGLDSISKIAGAKVAVLGPGSPAGYIYPMLALKEAGVDIDSGFQKVPVTANDASVLAVYNGDAEVGFSFWDARTLVKKDKSDVGQKVVVFGLTNEIPNDGVAVSKDLSPELQQKISTALADYSATDEGSAALKAVYSITKLAPADPSSLDVVARAAQQLGLQ from the coding sequence ATGAACACTCGTCGCACCCGTCTCGCCGCGGCCTTCGCCACCGCCGCCCTCGCCTCGATCGCCCTGGCCGGCTGTTCCGGCACCGCGGGCGCCGCCTCCGGTCCCGCCGCCGACCCGAGCTCGCTCGTGCTCGCGCTCGTCCCGTCGCAGGACCAGGCGAACCTCGTCGACACCGCGAAGCCCCTCACCGACATGCTCACCGAGAAGCTCGGCATCCCGGTCACCGGAGTCGTCTCGAAGGACTACCAGGCCGCCGTCGAGGCGATGGGCGCCGGTCAGGCGCAGATCGGGTTCCTGCCCTCGCTGCAGCTGTGGCAGGCGAACGACCGCTACGGCGCCTCGGTCGTGCTGCAGACCGAACGCAACGGCAACATCACCTACCCGGGCCAGTTCATGACGAACAACCCCGACAAGTACTGCGAGACCCCGATCGTCGAGCGCGACGGCATGTCGTTCTGCAACGGTGCCGACGCCCTGCACGGCCCCGCGGGTCTGGACAGCATCTCGAAGATCGCCGGTGCGAAGGTCGCCGTCCTGGGGCCCGGCTCACCCGCGGGCTACATCTACCCGATGCTCGCGCTCAAGGAGGCCGGCGTCGACATCGACAGCGGCTTCCAGAAGGTTCCCGTCACGGCCAACGACGCCTCGGTGCTCGCGGTCTACAACGGCGACGCCGAGGTCGGCTTCAGCTTCTGGGACGCCCGCACCCTGGTGAAGAAGGACAAGTCGGACGTGGGCCAGAAGGTCGTCGTCTTCGGCCTGACCAACGAGATCCCCAACGACGGCGTGGCCGTGTCGAAGGACCTCTCGCCCGAGCTGCAGCAGAAGATCTCGACGGCGCTCGCCGACTACTCCGCGACCGACGAGGGCTCCGCCGCCCTCAAGGCCGTGTACTCGATCACCAAGCTCGCCCCGGCCGACCCCTCGTCGCTCGACGTGGTCGCTCGCGCCGCCCAGCAGCTCGGACTCCAGTGA
- a CDS encoding HAD family hydrolase — protein MPRPVLIFDFDGTVALGDGPLLAYARAVAVHTASADDFVSAVAAQLAAPAGDVIDGYDAVRRLALEADVDDTALAAAYTRSRTQLGGPDAPVSAAPGLADFLARVDAERLLVTNAPSTRLDEALSTMGLDALFDRIVTDAAKPAGLEALLDDLGDGVPVLTVGDVWRNDLAPAHARGLDTALVGGYLDPSATPTFRADTLDELLPALAAWVEAASVDAPPAAHLSSHA, from the coding sequence GTGCCCCGCCCCGTCCTCATCTTCGACTTCGACGGCACCGTCGCCCTCGGCGACGGCCCCCTGTTGGCCTACGCCCGCGCGGTCGCCGTGCACACGGCATCCGCCGACGACTTCGTCTCGGCCGTCGCCGCTCAGCTCGCCGCTCCCGCCGGCGACGTCATCGACGGCTACGACGCCGTCCGTCGCCTCGCGCTCGAAGCCGACGTCGACGACACCGCTCTCGCCGCGGCGTACACGCGCAGCCGCACTCAGCTCGGCGGGCCCGACGCGCCGGTTTCGGCGGCCCCGGGGCTGGCGGACTTCCTCGCGCGGGTGGATGCCGAGCGCCTCCTCGTCACGAACGCCCCCTCCACCCGCCTCGACGAGGCGCTCTCCACGATGGGCCTGGACGCACTGTTCGACCGCATCGTCACCGACGCCGCCAAGCCCGCAGGGCTCGAGGCCCTGCTCGACGATCTCGGCGACGGTGTCCCGGTGCTCACGGTCGGTGACGTGTGGCGCAACGACCTCGCGCCCGCCCACGCCCGCGGCCTCGATACCGCCCTGGTCGGCGGGTACCTCGATCCATCCGCCACTCCGACCTTCCGAGCCGACACCCTCGACGAGCTGCTTCCCGCGCTCGCCGCGTGGGTCGAGGCCGCCTCCGTCGACGCTCCCCCCGCCGCACACCTGTCGTCCCACGCCTGA
- a CDS encoding amino acid deaminase, with protein MHTLDAAADLAVTDPVAAIDSLPWLSAALAEDRAAGRFAAWGHSTVIDENVGAAVLPRALFDELHRRAGLAATWPIGNAGVLHVYGYLLSTTPTPYGLKRERWVTSDLERACGLEAGAFTPWAGAQTLLSRAAAAASALLARPDALTEQAEGRTARIALGAPLPEGTAALAYAVDGLLITMFPVADPSALRADLGAPRLRWNAA; from the coding sequence GTGCACACCCTCGATGCCGCCGCGGACCTCGCTGTCACCGACCCCGTCGCCGCAATCGACTCCCTCCCCTGGCTCTCCGCCGCGCTCGCCGAGGACCGCGCGGCCGGCCGCTTCGCCGCGTGGGGACACTCGACGGTGATCGACGAGAACGTCGGGGCGGCGGTGCTCCCCCGCGCCCTGTTCGACGAGCTGCACCGTCGTGCGGGCCTGGCGGCGACGTGGCCGATCGGCAACGCCGGGGTCCTGCACGTCTACGGCTACCTGCTCTCGACCACCCCCACCCCCTACGGCCTGAAACGCGAGCGGTGGGTGACGAGCGACTTGGAACGCGCGTGCGGACTCGAGGCCGGGGCGTTCACCCCGTGGGCCGGCGCGCAGACGCTCCTATCGCGCGCCGCCGCGGCCGCGTCGGCGTTGCTGGCCCGCCCAGATGCCCTGACCGAGCAGGCCGAGGGCCGCACCGCGCGCATCGCTCTCGGCGCCCCGCTGCCCGAGGGCACCGCGGCTCTGGCCTACGCGGTCGACGGACTCCTCATCACGATGTTCCCGGTCGCCGATCCCTCAGCATTACGGGCGGATCTGGGCGCCCCGCGGCTGCGGTGGAACGCGGCCTGA
- a CDS encoding LacI family DNA-binding transcriptional regulator — MTEEQTTRRPTVYDVAQEARVSIASVSFAFRRPDKLSDATRQRVLDAARRLGYAPSGAARGLARGRTGILGLHAFDLLLERADPRAQPLSGMQSPALDTGGVIPWDQTDDDVLSDPRAFPLYVDEVQRGFELECWALGRPVMLSSGSDADVSVADTVGRVDGLAIFPSPQTAPTLARHTPSIPIVLFSAAPADDPHHRVRVDNARGMRDLVAHLVEEHAATDIAFVGRLEATDAVERRDAMIAELEARGIRPRLDSIDATVRGEDELVPQVRALLTEGRMPRAFACATDQNAFTLLDVLAAEGVRVPEDVIVTGFDGTLGSRLTTPPLTTVRQPMEAMGRAAARILAGTAGSPPEGGAFDVVFEPQVLVRRSCGC, encoded by the coding sequence ATGACGGAGGAGCAGACGACGCGTCGACCGACCGTGTACGACGTCGCGCAGGAGGCGAGAGTCTCGATCGCGTCGGTGTCGTTCGCCTTCCGTCGCCCCGACAAGCTCAGCGACGCGACGCGCCAGCGGGTGCTCGACGCCGCTCGGCGGCTGGGATACGCCCCGAGCGGCGCCGCCCGCGGGCTCGCGCGCGGGCGCACCGGGATCCTCGGCTTGCACGCCTTCGACCTGCTGCTCGAGCGGGCCGACCCGCGGGCGCAACCCCTCAGCGGGATGCAGTCGCCGGCGCTCGACACCGGGGGAGTGATCCCCTGGGACCAGACCGACGACGACGTGCTGTCGGACCCCCGCGCCTTCCCGCTGTACGTCGACGAGGTCCAGCGCGGTTTCGAGCTGGAGTGCTGGGCGCTGGGGCGACCGGTCATGCTCAGCAGCGGATCAGATGCCGATGTCTCGGTCGCCGACACCGTCGGCCGCGTCGATGGACTGGCGATCTTCCCGTCCCCCCAGACCGCCCCGACCCTGGCGCGGCACACACCTAGCATTCCGATCGTGCTCTTCAGCGCCGCCCCGGCCGACGATCCCCACCACCGCGTGCGGGTCGACAATGCGCGAGGGATGCGCGACCTCGTCGCCCACCTCGTCGAGGAGCACGCCGCGACCGACATCGCCTTCGTGGGGCGCCTCGAGGCGACGGATGCCGTGGAGCGTCGAGACGCGATGATCGCGGAGCTCGAGGCCCGCGGCATCCGCCCTCGTCTCGACTCCATCGACGCGACGGTGCGCGGCGAGGACGAGCTCGTGCCGCAGGTGCGCGCGCTCCTGACTGAGGGGCGGATGCCGCGGGCCTTCGCCTGCGCGACCGATCAGAACGCCTTCACCCTTCTCGACGTCCTGGCGGCGGAGGGGGTGCGGGTGCCGGAGGATGTGATCGTGACCGGGTTCGACGGCACGCTCGGATCGCGCCTGACCACCCCGCCGCTGACGACGGTCCGCCAGCCGATGGAGGCGATGGGACGAGCCGCCGCGCGGATCCTCGCCGGAACGGCGGGCTCGCCGCCGGAGGGCGGGGCGTTCGACGTCGTTTTCGAGCCGCAGGTGCTGGTGCGTCGCAGCTGCGGCTGCTGA
- a CDS encoding glycoside hydrolase family 3 protein, protein MTSARFLTAPDGTRFRDLNGNGVMDPYENPTLGVDERTDDLLQRLSLEEKVGLMFQTVIEVGDEGELLETPGKISKSPTTTVVVHKNMNHFNVHAIRTARQAATWNNNLQALAEATPHGIPVTISTDPRHAFVENTGVAFSAGPFSQWPEGLGLAALDDVDTVREFAEVARREYVAVGIRAALHPQIDLATEPRWGRQAQTLGQDAERVTAFTAAYLQGFQGDELGPDSVACTTKHFPGGGPQQGGEDAHFPYGREQVYPGGMFDYHLEPFREAIRRGTAAMMPYYGMPVGLEVDGEPIEEVGFGYNRQIVTGLLREQLGYDGVVVTDWELVNDNHVGDQVLPARAWGVEHLTAVERMEKILDAGSDQFGGEECVEMLVDLVRSGRVSEERIDASVRRLLRVKFQLGLFDDPYVDVDEAERVVGNAEFRALGERAQARSLTVLVNEGSILPLRPAGNVYVEGFSVDDVAELGRVVADPAEADLALVRIGAPFEPRDDLFLEAWFHQGSLEFAPGLVYRLNQIAASCPLVIVVNLDRPAILTPFVGHAAAIVADYGSSAAAVLDALTGRVAPRGRLPIEIPRSMDAVRSSREDVPSDSGDPVFPVHHGLELEGAMATVSQRG, encoded by the coding sequence ATGACCTCCGCCCGCTTTCTCACCGCGCCCGACGGCACGCGCTTCCGCGACCTCAACGGCAACGGTGTGATGGACCCGTACGAGAACCCGACGCTCGGCGTCGACGAGCGCACCGACGACCTCCTCCAGCGCCTCAGCCTCGAAGAGAAGGTCGGTCTGATGTTCCAGACCGTCATCGAGGTCGGCGACGAGGGCGAGCTCCTGGAGACACCGGGCAAGATCTCGAAGTCGCCCACGACCACGGTCGTGGTGCACAAGAACATGAACCACTTCAACGTGCACGCGATCCGCACCGCGCGCCAGGCGGCGACCTGGAACAACAATCTCCAGGCGCTCGCCGAGGCCACACCTCACGGCATCCCGGTCACGATCAGCACCGACCCGCGTCACGCGTTCGTCGAGAACACGGGCGTCGCCTTCTCGGCCGGTCCCTTCTCGCAGTGGCCCGAAGGGCTGGGGCTCGCCGCCCTCGACGACGTCGACACCGTGCGCGAGTTCGCCGAGGTCGCGCGGCGCGAGTACGTCGCCGTCGGCATCCGCGCCGCTCTGCACCCGCAGATCGACCTCGCCACCGAACCGCGTTGGGGTCGACAGGCTCAGACCCTCGGACAGGATGCCGAGCGGGTCACCGCCTTCACCGCGGCGTACCTGCAGGGCTTCCAGGGCGACGAGCTCGGACCCGACAGCGTCGCCTGCACGACGAAGCACTTCCCGGGCGGTGGACCCCAGCAGGGCGGTGAGGACGCGCACTTCCCCTACGGGCGCGAGCAGGTGTACCCCGGCGGCATGTTCGACTACCACCTCGAGCCGTTCCGCGAGGCGATTCGCCGCGGCACCGCCGCGATGATGCCGTACTACGGGATGCCGGTCGGCCTCGAGGTCGACGGGGAGCCCATCGAAGAGGTCGGGTTCGGGTACAACCGCCAGATCGTCACGGGCCTGCTGCGCGAACAGCTCGGCTACGACGGCGTCGTGGTGACCGATTGGGAACTCGTCAACGACAACCACGTCGGCGACCAGGTGCTGCCCGCCCGGGCGTGGGGCGTCGAGCACCTCACCGCCGTGGAGCGCATGGAGAAGATCCTGGATGCCGGCAGCGACCAGTTCGGCGGAGAGGAATGCGTCGAGATGCTCGTCGATCTCGTGCGCTCGGGCCGGGTGTCCGAGGAGCGCATCGACGCGTCGGTGCGGCGGTTGCTGCGGGTGAAGTTCCAGCTCGGTCTTTTCGACGACCCGTACGTCGACGTCGATGAGGCCGAGCGGGTCGTGGGCAATGCCGAGTTCCGCGCCCTCGGCGAGCGGGCCCAGGCGCGTTCGCTCACCGTGCTGGTGAACGAGGGGTCGATTCTGCCCCTCCGTCCCGCGGGGAACGTCTACGTCGAGGGCTTCTCGGTCGACGACGTGGCCGAGCTCGGGCGCGTGGTGGCCGACCCGGCCGAGGCCGACCTCGCCCTGGTCCGCATCGGCGCGCCGTTCGAGCCTCGCGACGACCTCTTCCTCGAGGCCTGGTTCCACCAGGGGTCGCTCGAGTTCGCGCCGGGCCTGGTCTACCGGTTGAACCAGATCGCGGCATCCTGCCCCCTCGTCATCGTGGTGAACCTCGACCGTCCCGCGATCCTCACACCGTTCGTGGGGCATGCCGCGGCCATCGTTGCCGACTACGGCAGCTCGGCGGCGGCGGTGCTCGACGCGCTCACGGGTCGTGTCGCTCCGCGGGGTCGGTTGCCGATCGAGATACCCCGGTCGATGGATGCCGTGCGTTCCTCGCGCGAGGATGTACCGTCGGACAGCGGCGACCCCGTCTTCCCCGTGCATCACGGGCTGGAGCTCGAGGGCGCGATGGCGACGGTGTCGCAGAGGGGTTAG
- a CDS encoding carbohydrate ABC transporter permease, producing the protein MTLTSPAAPAAAAQTVEPPRRRRSPDRMAPGRLLTYIVLVVGLLVWILPFAWMLLGSVKTQREILQRPPTWWPQQFTWDNFGAWFGQLNFGQFFGNSVVVALFTVLGNLVFCSMVGYALAKMDFPGKKALFVVVMVTLMVPGVVTFVPLFVMVSSLGLVDSYAALILPFVTTPLGVFLMRQFMLGIPDPLLEAARIDGAGELRIFARIVMPLCGPPLATLGILTFLASWNNFLWPLVAAQTEAKYTLPVALSLYSTGQNATDYGLLLAGSVLVIAPIILLFVFLQRYFIQGIASTGLK; encoded by the coding sequence ATGACACTCACGTCTCCCGCGGCTCCGGCCGCCGCCGCCCAGACCGTCGAGCCGCCGCGCCGGCGTCGGTCGCCCGACCGCATGGCCCCGGGCCGGTTGCTCACCTACATCGTGCTCGTCGTCGGCCTGCTCGTGTGGATCCTGCCCTTCGCCTGGATGCTGCTGGGCTCGGTCAAGACGCAGCGCGAGATCCTCCAGCGTCCGCCGACGTGGTGGCCGCAGCAGTTCACCTGGGACAACTTCGGCGCCTGGTTTGGGCAGCTGAACTTCGGTCAGTTCTTCGGCAACAGCGTCGTCGTGGCCCTGTTCACGGTCCTGGGCAACCTCGTGTTCTGCTCGATGGTCGGCTACGCGCTGGCGAAGATGGACTTCCCCGGCAAGAAGGCGCTGTTCGTCGTCGTGATGGTGACCCTGATGGTCCCCGGCGTGGTCACGTTCGTGCCGCTGTTCGTGATGGTGTCGTCGCTCGGTCTCGTCGACAGCTACGCGGCGCTCATCCTGCCCTTCGTCACGACCCCGCTCGGCGTCTTCCTCATGCGGCAGTTCATGCTCGGCATCCCGGACCCGCTGCTGGAGGCCGCGCGCATCGACGGCGCCGGGGAACTGCGGATCTTCGCCCGGATCGTCATGCCGCTGTGCGGGCCGCCGCTGGCGACCCTCGGCATCCTGACCTTCCTCGCCTCGTGGAACAACTTCCTCTGGCCGCTCGTGGCGGCGCAGACCGAGGCGAAGTACACCCTGCCGGTCGCGCTGTCGCTGTACTCGACGGGCCAGAACGCCACCGACTACGGCCTGTTGCTGGCCGGTTCGGTGCTGGTCATCGCGCCGATCATCCTGCTGTTCGTCTTCTTGCAGCGCTACTTCATCCAGGGCATCGCCTCGACCGGCCTGAAGTGA
- a CDS encoding carbohydrate ABC transporter permease: MTQAVVGATGTRRAPGRARAGGASSRRRRQGWVAWGFALPFVAVFAVFMVVPIVGSFAMSFTDFTARDIRSPFSVNFVGLQQYAGVLGDPVFLTSLGVTATFVVVGIPVTMALALALALALNASNGRIVSVLRVGFYAPVVTSIVAVAVVWRYILQPEGLLNSALAIIGIQGPDWLNDTRTALPSLIAMAVWRNVGTLMVIFLAGLQAIPTDVKEAALMDGASSWRRLTSVTLPLLRPTLLLGAVLISVGFLQFFEEAFVMTQGGPLNSTLSVAYYTFKQFGFGQYGAASAASYLLFLAIALLSLVQFRVLRSKD, encoded by the coding sequence GTGACGCAGGCAGTCGTGGGCGCGACCGGGACGCGTCGTGCGCCCGGTCGCGCCCGCGCCGGCGGGGCGTCGAGCCGCCGTCGGCGCCAGGGCTGGGTCGCGTGGGGCTTCGCCCTGCCGTTCGTCGCGGTCTTCGCGGTCTTCATGGTCGTGCCGATCGTGGGCTCGTTCGCGATGTCGTTCACGGACTTCACGGCCCGCGACATCCGCTCGCCGTTCTCGGTGAACTTCGTGGGACTCCAGCAGTACGCCGGGGTCCTCGGCGACCCGGTCTTCCTGACCTCGCTGGGCGTGACCGCGACGTTCGTCGTCGTCGGCATCCCGGTGACGATGGCTCTCGCTTTGGCTCTCGCCCTCGCGCTCAACGCCAGCAACGGCCGCATCGTCTCGGTGCTGCGGGTGGGCTTCTACGCCCCGGTCGTCACGAGCATCGTGGCCGTCGCGGTGGTGTGGCGCTACATCCTCCAGCCGGAGGGGCTGCTGAACTCGGCACTGGCCATCATCGGCATCCAGGGTCCGGACTGGCTCAACGACACCCGCACGGCGCTGCCGTCGCTCATCGCGATGGCGGTCTGGCGCAACGTCGGCACCCTCATGGTGATCTTCCTCGCCGGGCTCCAGGCCATCCCCACCGACGTGAAGGAGGCCGCCCTCATGGACGGCGCCTCGTCGTGGCGGCGCCTGACCTCGGTGACCCTGCCGCTGCTGCGTCCGACGCTGCTGCTGGGCGCGGTGCTCATCTCGGTCGGGTTCCTGCAGTTCTTCGAGGAGGCCTTCGTGATGACCCAGGGCGGCCCGCTCAACTCCACCCTCTCGGTGGCGTACTACACGTTCAAGCAGTTCGGTTTCGGGCAGTACGGCGCGGCCTCGGCTGCGAGCTACCTGCTCTTCCTCGCGATCGCGCTGCTCAGCCTGGTGCAGTTCCGCGTGCTGCGCTCGAAGGATTGA
- a CDS encoding extracellular solute-binding protein codes for MKITRWSAVAVVAAAAIALTGCGRTSDTGSGPAEASTIGDAKAEGTLTMWAMGAEGEALPEFVKKFEEANPGVTVDVTPVPWDAAYSKFQTAIAGGNTPDLAMVGSTWMADFGDALQTVPTDLSTDGIFPGALDSTMIDDRATGVPWYVDTRVLYYRTDLAAQAGWTKAPSTWDDLKQMAADMQSKGGADYGIRFPSGNDSFQGNVWMPWSNGAQLEDGSKWTLDTPETAEAFQYYQSFYTDGIANPAADRSAGAQEADFVSGKTPMLIDGPFLIGQLETLGGAGFSDKFTTAVLPTKESSTSFSGGANLAVFDNSKNAASAWKLVQWLTQPDTQAAWYDATGDLPAVQDAWKADALASSKTLAAFGTQLETAKSVPAVTTWVQVAAAGDAMLEKIRLGQQSPADGLKELQATADQLGLG; via the coding sequence ATGAAGATCACCCGATGGAGCGCGGTGGCCGTGGTCGCCGCGGCCGCGATCGCCCTCACCGGTTGCGGGCGCACCTCCGACACCGGCTCCGGTCCCGCCGAAGCCTCGACGATCGGCGACGCCAAGGCCGAGGGCACGCTCACGATGTGGGCGATGGGTGCCGAGGGCGAGGCGCTTCCGGAGTTCGTGAAGAAGTTCGAGGAGGCCAACCCCGGCGTGACCGTCGACGTCACGCCCGTGCCCTGGGACGCCGCGTACAGCAAGTTCCAGACGGCGATCGCCGGCGGCAACACCCCCGACCTCGCGATGGTCGGCTCGACGTGGATGGCCGATTTCGGCGACGCCCTGCAGACGGTTCCCACCGACCTGTCCACCGACGGGATCTTCCCCGGCGCGCTGGATTCCACCATGATCGATGACCGCGCGACCGGTGTGCCCTGGTACGTCGACACGCGCGTGCTGTACTACCGCACCGACCTCGCCGCCCAGGCCGGATGGACCAAGGCCCCGTCGACGTGGGACGACCTCAAGCAGATGGCCGCCGACATGCAGTCGAAGGGGGGCGCCGACTACGGCATCCGCTTCCCCTCCGGCAACGACTCGTTCCAGGGCAACGTGTGGATGCCGTGGTCCAACGGTGCTCAGCTCGAGGACGGGTCGAAATGGACCCTTGACACTCCCGAGACCGCCGAGGCGTTCCAGTACTACCAGAGCTTCTACACCGACGGCATCGCCAACCCGGCCGCCGATCGCTCGGCCGGGGCGCAGGAGGCGGACTTCGTCTCGGGCAAGACCCCGATGCTCATCGACGGCCCCTTCCTCATCGGTCAGCTCGAGACGCTCGGCGGCGCCGGCTTCAGCGACAAGTTCACCACCGCGGTGCTGCCGACCAAGGAGTCGTCGACGTCGTTCAGCGGTGGCGCCAACCTCGCCGTGTTCGACAACTCGAAGAACGCCGCGAGCGCGTGGAAGCTCGTCCAGTGGCTCACGCAGCCCGACACGCAGGCCGCGTGGTACGACGCGACCGGTGACCTCCCCGCTGTTCAGGATGCCTGGAAGGCCGACGCCCTCGCCTCGTCCAAGACGCTCGCCGCGTTTGGCACGCAGCTCGAGACCGCCAAGTCGGTGCCCGCCGTCACGACGTGGGTGCAGGTCGCCGCGGCCGGCGACGCGATGCTCGAGAAGATCCGTCTCGGCCAGCAGTCCCCGGCCGACGGGTTGAAGGAGCTCCAGGCCACCGCCGACCAGCTGGGTCTGGGCTGA
- a CDS encoding type IV toxin-antitoxin system AbiEi family antitoxin domain-containing protein, whose product MCSGSSIHTRTELFAAGMTRRAIESALQAGRLVRLRRGIYADADACEPVMSAALLGGPPACVSAARHHGLWTMAAPEPLHVGLRPRGHRRGTGSVPHWDHDVADTFGVPAVAQTLRQILRCRGVEDFVVALESALHQRKIGSAELSWLAAHTNDTGREAIAFARSDAESGLETLVRWRLRGWGVEVRTQHGVVSVGRVDLLLGERLIVEVDGADNHASPDHRHRDLVRDAHAAAWGFVTLRFDYAMVVHDWPTVELAIRAHLDRGLHRA is encoded by the coding sequence ATGTGCAGCGGCTCGTCGATACACACCCGCACCGAGCTGTTCGCCGCGGGGATGACCCGTCGCGCGATCGAGAGCGCTCTGCAGGCCGGGAGGCTCGTACGCCTGCGGCGAGGGATATACGCGGATGCCGATGCGTGCGAGCCCGTCATGAGCGCCGCCCTGCTCGGCGGTCCACCGGCGTGCGTCAGCGCCGCACGACATCACGGCCTGTGGACCATGGCCGCCCCGGAGCCGCTGCACGTCGGTCTGAGGCCACGCGGGCACCGGCGTGGGACCGGATCAGTGCCGCACTGGGACCACGACGTCGCCGACACCTTCGGCGTTCCCGCAGTGGCTCAGACCCTGCGGCAGATCCTCCGTTGCCGCGGGGTCGAGGACTTCGTCGTCGCCTTGGAATCCGCACTCCATCAGAGGAAGATCGGGTCGGCTGAGCTGTCGTGGCTCGCGGCACACACGAACGACACGGGCCGCGAGGCGATCGCGTTCGCACGGAGCGACGCCGAGAGCGGGTTGGAAACCCTCGTCCGATGGCGTCTCCGAGGCTGGGGCGTCGAGGTGAGGACACAGCACGGCGTCGTGTCGGTGGGACGCGTCGACCTCTTGCTCGGTGAACGCTTGATCGTCGAGGTCGACGGCGCAGACAACCATGCGAGCCCCGACCACCGGCACCGCGATCTCGTGCGCGACGCCCACGCCGCCGCATGGGGCTTCGTCACCCTCCGCTTCGACTACGCGATGGTCGTGCACGACTGGCCGACGGTCGAGCTCGCCATCCGTGCTCACCTCGACCGAGGTCTGCACCGGGCGTGA
- a CDS encoding TetR/AcrR family transcriptional regulator, whose product MTDAPAPRGRRGSYAKGQQTRQRIVDEAVVVFGRSGVTAGSLREVATRVGLTPAGLLHHFASKEELFAEVLRQRDERVRAAAGDPHEHTLVEQMRKVVAHNATTRGLTSLYTLVVAEASDPAHPSHEAFAERYRRSAETAADLLRAGQAAGEVRADVDPERAARLLSAVMDGLQQQWLLDESVDMPALFAEFVRGYLEPHG is encoded by the coding sequence ATGACCGACGCACCCGCACCGCGCGGTCGCCGCGGCAGCTACGCGAAGGGGCAGCAGACCCGACAGCGCATCGTCGACGAGGCGGTCGTGGTCTTCGGACGCTCCGGCGTGACGGCCGGGTCGCTCCGCGAGGTCGCCACCCGTGTGGGCCTGACCCCCGCGGGGCTCCTGCATCACTTCGCCTCGAAGGAGGAGCTGTTCGCCGAGGTGCTGCGCCAGCGCGACGAGCGCGTCCGCGCCGCCGCCGGGGACCCGCACGAGCACACCCTCGTCGAGCAGATGCGCAAAGTCGTGGCGCACAACGCGACCACGCGCGGCCTGACGTCGCTGTACACGTTGGTCGTCGCCGAGGCCAGCGACCCCGCCCACCCCTCCCACGAGGCCTTCGCCGAGCGGTACCGCCGCAGCGCCGAGACGGCCGCCGACCTGCTGCGGGCCGGGCAGGCCGCGGGGGAGGTGCGCGCCGACGTCGACCCGGAGCGCGCCGCGCGGCTGCTGAGCGCCGTGATGGACGGTCTCCAGCAGCAGTGGCTCCTCGACGAGTCGGTGGACATGCCCGCGCTTTTCGCCGAGTTCGTGAGGGGTTATCTCGAACCTCACGGCTGA